tgtgaattctttcatgCTTGATTAGATCACCAGAAAGAATGAATACTTTTCCACATTTTTTACAGAGAAAGGATCTCTcaccagtatgaattctttcatggctGTTTCTGTCGCTGGAAGTAGCGAAGGCCTTTCCACAATACTTACATGaataaggcttctctccagtgtgtatcCTTCTATGATTGATAAGATAATCAGAACGACTGAATGCTTTCCCACATGTTTTACATacaaagggtttctctccagtgtgtattctttcATGACTGTTACGGTCACTGGAACTGGTGAAGGCTTTTCCACAATGTTTACATGcataaggcttctctccagtatgaattctttcatgattcATAAAATGACCCAAACGTTTGAATGCTTTCCCACATTTTTTACATACAAAGGgattctctccagtgtgaattcgTTCACAGCTATTATAGTCATTGGGACTAGTGAAAGCTTTTCCGCAATGCTTACATGAATACGGCTTCTCTCCACAATGAATTTTTTCAGGATCATTTTCAGCACTGGAAATAGTGAAGATTTCTTCACAATGTTTGCATTCATAATAattctctccagtgtgtattctttggTGCATGAGAAGGTATTTTAAGTGAATAAATCCTTTCCCACATTGCTCACAGGCATAAGGCCTCTCTCcactatgaattctttcatgtttttgaaAGCATGACAAATATCTAAATGTTTTTCCACATTGTTTGCAAATATAACACTTCTCTACAATATGAATTCGTTCATGACTGATAAGGTGACTGGAATTAACAAAGGCTTCTCCACATTGCTTACACACAAATGGTTTTACTTCAGTGTGGATCCTTTCGTCTATCTGGCCATACTCGCAGTTTAGAAAGGCATCCTCATTGTGCTCATTTCCAGTGTAAGTCCTCTCCCGATCCTGATCACAATGGAGAGTCCCACAAGCTGCATTACATTGTTGATTTTCACAGGATTTCTCTCTAGAACTTTCATGTACTTGAAATGACTCAGAATGACCCATAGCTTCCCAAGATTTCTCATGTTTGAAAGTCTTCTCCTCATACTCAAATGGTTTCTCTTTAGTTTGATCACTGAGGTGCACATCTGAGGGTAAATTACCAGTGATGTTTCCGCCACACAAACTGTCTTCATATAATGTTATAGCAGGGGGAATGTCCTCATTAACAGTATGTTCTGGGATCTCTTGCTGTTTTTTTTCACATTGACTATCATGTTCATATTCACCATCTTTCTCAATTACCTGACTTCTGAAAAAAAAACGAGAAAAGCATTATTGGAATTAGAGATAGTGAAGTCCTTTTCATGTTTCCAGTAGTAAGATTCTCACCAGTGTGAACGCTTTAGTGTGTGAAAAGGCATTTACAATAAATGAGTCCTTTGGTGATGGTCTATTTTTGATCAGGCAAAGAAAGTGTTGGTGACTGGCTTCAATGGTCCACTACAGTTATATTCCAGAGGCAAGAGCAGAAAGACTCCAGATTTAAGGTCAGTCTGGGTCACATAGAAGGATCCTGTTATGAGTAAATAAATAGACTGTTTACTTTCATAAGAATTATGAAGAATCAGAGAAAcagctcagtaattaagagtacctctccctcttccagaagaccaaagTTCAGCATCTCTATGGGTGGGTTCACAGTGGCATATGACTTCAGCTTCAAAGGACCTATAGACCTCTTCTGGGTCTATAAATCCTTCTCAGACATGTGTGGCATGCACTCACATGAaaccatacacatatataaactgAAATGATTTATGaacataaaaggagaaaattttcAGCCAAGGCCCTGGTATTAGCATAAAAGAATAACAATCACATGATATTAGGAAATATGACTCCACTTAGGCATTTGAAATACATAACATGTGCTGGTTAGATTTTTATCAACATGACACAAGATAGGGCCATCTGAGAAGCTGGAACTTCAATGGAGAAAATGGCTCCATCAGATTTGCCTGGGGGTAACTCTATAAGGGAGCTTTCTTGAATAATGAGTTGTGCGGAAGGGCCTACCTTACTGTGATTGGTGCCTCCCCTGGGTAAGTGGCCTGGGTTATAGAAACAAGGCAGCAGAGCAAACCAGAAAGGAGTGCTAcctcatggtttctgcttccaggTACCTGGGCAACTTAAGCTCCTggcctggcttcccttgatgatagaCACTGACATaaagtgtaagccaaaataagccccTCTCTTCCCAAGTTACATTTGGTTGTGGCTTTTATCACAGGACTAGaagcaaactgaaagagaaaTTGATACCAGGTCCATGGGGTATTACTGTTACAGAactgaccatgttgtttttggAAGGACTGTGATAGTGCTTAGAACTTTCAACTGGAAAAGCCAGAGAATGCTCAAAGTTTAATGATCTGTTTTGGCAGACTGGAATGTAAGAATGTTAAGAGCAATGTAGACAATGATAGCCTGCCTTGTCAAGTTCCAAAAGGATGTCTGAGAGTGACCAGGCTGCAACTTATGTTACCCCCTTGATCACCGGGGTTGATTTAGCTGATGTGGCTGGTGAGGAAGTGTCCCCTTCTACTCTCACAGCTCCAAGTGTATCCCTCCTGAAGCCCTGTGCTTTGTCAAAGAGGATAACCTTCCCAGAGTAGAAGAACACTAGTCTTAAGTTAATGGTGTATGAGTAGCTGTGCTCCCATGCTATAACATCCAAGCAAACCCTCAAAGGGGTGTTTAAGAATACCCCAAAAACTCTATCAGAGTGGTTCAAGAGATATTTTGTATTACAAATCTATGCTTTCTGGTCAGTTGGGGCTAAAGAATCAGCTATGATAAACAACCagcattgaggtgaaatctttaGAGATTTCAGTCAGCACAGATACCACAAGGGGCCAAGGCTGCACTTCAAACTGGGAGCAAAACATGGCAATGGGTAAAATTCTGTCAGGTGGTATTGATTTTGGCAGCATGAGAACTATAGGAATGAAGGGGTCATCGAGAGAAGCTGAGACAAGGAGGATAAAAGGCCAGGATATTTCACTGCTGAAGGTGAACCCCAGGTGCAGTGGCAACATGAAGAATGAAGGGTTTGAGAACAGATGAGATTTTTGCACCAAAGGTCAAGGTTGGAGTTCCTGAAGAGAGTTCACAGTGAATGGTAAAGCTGCAACCAGTATGGAGCCCAGCATATGAGAGATGTCAATACCATGGATGACTGCCAAGGATAGCAACAGTTGTGGACTGGAGCCAGCCCAAGCCTGTGAGTCAAGTGATGTATGCTGTGTATGGCAGAGACAGAAATGTGTACCCTAAGTCCTTTGGAGATGAGGCTACATGCGTGAAGCCCAGATGAGGTACAATGAGCTACAGAATTTGGTTAACATTGAATTATGGGTTTGTTTTTATCTAATTGTAACTGTGCTCTGCTTCTTCCCTCTGAAGTAAAAAGTgcatatcttatattttattttacaggagcccacagaggaGACATTTTGTATTTAAGAGACACTGAATATtgatgtataatttttttaagactgTGGGATTCCTAAAGTTATGCTCTGATTTATATTGTGACATTAACATGAGATCataagacaaagaagaaaggaaaacttatGGTATAATAGTGGTGAATCTATATGCCAAGATGACAAGGAGTCAGTTGTGCTGGTTAGGTTCCAATTGAGAAAATGGTTCCATTAGATTAGCCTGTAGGCAATtctgtgggggtattttcttgattaatactTGATGTGAGGGCCTAGCCTACTGTGGGTGCCACCCGTGAGCATATGggcctgagttctataagaaatgaAGCTGAGTAAGTCTTGAGGAACAACCCAGTAAACAGTGTTCTTCTATATTCCTGTTTCAGTCCCAGTCTTCAGGTTCCTGACCAGCATGAGCtcttgccttcacttcccaggatGTGTGACTATGATCctgaagtcagaacaggaacctgAACAAGCCCTTTCTTTTTCAAGTTGTCTTTTGTCCTGGTGTTTATCTCAGCATTAAAAAGCCAATTAGAAACAGCTCTTCTGAGGCTAGTGAggtgactcagaagttaagaggaatgtttgattcccagctcccacatggtggctcacaactgtctgaaaccaGGAGATGGGGATcgtatgccctcttctggcctccagaagcaCTTCATggatgtgatacacagacatacatgcaaagaGCATACATAAAAAAGATTAATTCTAAAAACcaagataacaacaacaaaacaacccttATATATAATGCCCTGAGAAAACATCATAAAAATACATCAAATACTTTTGAGTAGGAGGCAAGATTTTATGTAATGAACCACTGAAAAATCTCACATAGCAAAATATTATATCACATTTGGTGACATTCAGAAATTACAGAGACAGGATAATCAATTTCTGAATGCTCACATCCAATGCAGTTTTATAAATATCTATGTTAGAATTAATTTATACTTAGATATGATTGGATAATTTACTAGGTTCTCAGTTGTCCTATCATTCTCAAATGTTTGATGTAAATTCCTCTCCTTTGAGTATAAATTACCCCAGATTTCTTCTGAGATTCTGGTAGTCCTCTTCAATATCTTCTTGTGTTTTCTCTAGAAGTAAACCCAAAGAAATTATTATGGCACAGTCAacattataaaaatttattacattctaaatcttatgaTGTGACCAGACTCATTAAATTCACTACATGTTCCCTTTCAATATTTCAAGCCACAAACACTATACACATCAGCAGGAAAAAGTTGTCTGAATGAATAACCAAAGGAAGCATAGTGTGTTATTTTACCTATGGAGATCAGGTTCAGAAAGTTTTCCTTCATCACATCTCTGTAGAGCTTTCTTTGACTAGAATCCAATAAAGTCCACTCTCCTGAGGTAAAGTTCACAGCCACATCCTCAAAGGTCACGGGCTCCTAAAACAGAGCACATATTAAGATGGTTGGTTTTAACTGATAGGCTGACAGGATACAGGCATCCTGTCATCTATCTAGGGCATATGCTTCTGAAGACATTCCTAAGTGGCTATGCAGATAAAGGTTAACTTGAGAAACTATAGTGATTACATGAATTAATGTGAGAAACCCCACTCACAGTGTGTGGAAGCATTCTCTGACTTGTATGCAGAATTATATTAGAGGAAGAAGGAACTCATTACTCTATTCTTGATTGTGGTTGTGATTTGGTCATGTGTTTTACACTCTTGCTTTAAGGTTTCTGTCATGATTTATTGAACCCTTCAACCATGAGAAGAAATAAActttttgatcatttttttcttttttcttttataagaggcagagaaaaagagaggtcAGCATCCTGGAAGAAGCAAATCTGAACAGATCATTCTGTAGATATTGTAAAGACAACAAATGATGAAAGAAATGCTTACAGAAGAGGTGCAGCTCAGGAAGGGCCAGAGGGGAACAAGGACTCGGTCTGTAACTGAGGTGGGAACCATTACTTTGCTAATTTGGACAAGAACCTAGCTTCACTCTATCCTGGGCCCAGGAACATAAAGGAACTTGTGTTAAACAA
The nucleotide sequence above comes from Onychomys torridus chromosome 21, mOncTor1.1, whole genome shotgun sequence. Encoded proteins:
- the LOC118571944 gene encoding zinc finger protein 709-like isoform X2; protein product: MEIRDEPAPPQTKQRYREPVTFEDVAVNFTSGEWTLLDSSQRKLYRDVMKENFLNLISIEKTQEDIEEDYQNLRRNLGSQVIEKDGEYEHDSQCEKKQQEIPEHTVNEDIPPAITLYEDSLCGGNITGNLPSDVHLSDQTKEKPFEYEEKTFKHEKSWEAMGHSESFQVHESSREKSCENQQCNAACGTLHCDQDRERTYTGNEHNEDAFLNCEYGQIDERIHTEVKPFVCKQCGEAFVNSSHLISHERIHIVEKCYICKQCGKTFRYLSCFQKHERIHSGERPYACEQCGKGFIHLKYLLMHQRIHTGENYYECKHCEEIFTISSAENDPEKIHCGEKPYSCKHCGKAFTSPNDYNSCERIHTGENPFVCKKCGKAFKRLGHFMNHERIHTGEKPYACKHCGKAFTSSSDRNSHERIHTGEKPFVCKTCGKAFSRSDYLINHRRIHTGEKPYSCKYCGKAFATSSDRNSHERIHTGERSFLCKKCGKVFILSGDLIKHERIHTGEKPYACKHCGKAFTTSSARNSHERIHTGEKPYTCKHCTKTFTTSSTRNSHEKTHTAEKHFACNLCGKTFNSQSSYYTHKKIHSMKEKLYVCKHCGKEFTYCGNFLKHERIHTIENLSM
- the LOC118571944 gene encoding zinc finger protein 709-like isoform X3, yielding MRPKQEMEPVTFEDVAVNFTSGEWTLLDSSQRKLYRDVMKENFLNLISIEKTQEDIEEDYQNLRRNLGSQVIEKDGEYEHDSQCEKKQQEIPEHTVNEDIPPAITLYEDSLCGGNITGNLPSDVHLSDQTKEKPFEYEEKTFKHEKSWEAMGHSESFQVHESSREKSCENQQCNAACGTLHCDQDRERTYTGNEHNEDAFLNCEYGQIDERIHTEVKPFVCKQCGEAFVNSSHLISHERIHIVEKCYICKQCGKTFRYLSCFQKHERIHSGERPYACEQCGKGFIHLKYLLMHQRIHTGENYYECKHCEEIFTISSAENDPEKIHCGEKPYSCKHCGKAFTSPNDYNSCERIHTGENPFVCKKCGKAFKRLGHFMNHERIHTGEKPYACKHCGKAFTSSSDRNSHERIHTGEKPFVCKTCGKAFSRSDYLINHRRIHTGEKPYSCKYCGKAFATSSDRNSHERIHTGERSFLCKKCGKVFILSGDLIKHERIHTGEKPYACKHCGKAFTTSSARNSHERIHTGEKPYTCKHCTKTFTTSSTRNSHEKTHTAEKHFACNLCGKTFNSQSSYYTHKKIHSMKEKLYVCKHCGKEFTYCGNFLKHERIHTIENLSM
- the LOC118571944 gene encoding zinc finger protein 345-like isoform X1; translation: MEIRDEPAPPQTKQRYRVGDKESRLCCEGTWMEPVTFEDVAVNFTSGEWTLLDSSQRKLYRDVMKENFLNLISIEKTQEDIEEDYQNLRRNLGSQVIEKDGEYEHDSQCEKKQQEIPEHTVNEDIPPAITLYEDSLCGGNITGNLPSDVHLSDQTKEKPFEYEEKTFKHEKSWEAMGHSESFQVHESSREKSCENQQCNAACGTLHCDQDRERTYTGNEHNEDAFLNCEYGQIDERIHTEVKPFVCKQCGEAFVNSSHLISHERIHIVEKCYICKQCGKTFRYLSCFQKHERIHSGERPYACEQCGKGFIHLKYLLMHQRIHTGENYYECKHCEEIFTISSAENDPEKIHCGEKPYSCKHCGKAFTSPNDYNSCERIHTGENPFVCKKCGKAFKRLGHFMNHERIHTGEKPYACKHCGKAFTSSSDRNSHERIHTGEKPFVCKTCGKAFSRSDYLINHRRIHTGEKPYSCKYCGKAFATSSDRNSHERIHTGERSFLCKKCGKVFILSGDLIKHERIHTGEKPYACKHCGKAFTTSSARNSHERIHTGEKPYTCKHCTKTFTTSSTRNSHEKTHTAEKHFACNLCGKTFNSQSSYYTHKKIHSMKEKLYVCKHCGKEFTYCGNFLKHERIHTIENLSM